Genomic DNA from Mauremys mutica isolate MM-2020 ecotype Southern chromosome 13, ASM2049712v1, whole genome shotgun sequence:
CGGTGCTTGGTAACATGTAGACAGTTATTAGTGTCCCATAGAAAAGTGTAACCACAAtaaggtgggaggagcaggtggaaaatgccTTTTGCTTCCCGGCGGTGGAAGGGAtcctcaggatggtggagatgatacaAACATAAGATATCAGGGTCAACAGAAATGGGGGAACAGTGTCTATGGAGGAGAATATGAGAGTCACCAGGCTAACCAGACTAGTGTTACTGCAGGAGAGTTTAATCACTGGGGTGAGATCACAAAAAAAATGATCAATTTCATTAGGGCCACAGAAGGCTAATTGTGACATAAAAGATATTAATGTGCTAAGAATTATGAATGAACTTAGCCAAGATCCGGCTACTAGCTGCATACAGAGCCTGCTATTCATATGGATTGCATAGTACAGGGGGTTACATATTGCTAAGTATCGATCGTACGACATCACAGCTAGCAGAGAGCACTCAGCAGTCACTAGGAAACCAAACCAATAAAATTGCACAATGCAGCCGGTTacagaaatggttctgtccccagtcaaGAGGctggccagcatcctgggcagaATGGCTGAGGTGCAACAGatctccaagcaggacaaattCCCCAGGAAGAAATACATAGGGGTGTGCAGGTGTGGATCAGCCACAACTAGTGCTACAATGAGCATGTTTGCAGTCATGGTGACAATGTAGATCACCAgaaaaaggaggaagaaaataATTTGCAGTTCAGGGAGGTTCCCAAATCCCAGCAGGATGAATTCTGTGATAGATGTTTGATTTTCTGCTTTTCCTTCCTCCATGAAGTACATGTAGGTTTCCACCTTCACAATTCCCTGTGTGATGTAGCTGGTGATTGAGAAAAAGGAATAATCATATAGTTAAAGGGAGTGGATTGCCATCCATTTGATTCCCTAAAAATTGACATTGCAAACTTTGATTAGAGTTTGTATCCTTTCTCCAGCGAGGAACTGCTTCACACGCAGACATTGCATAGTGTATTGGGAAAGAGATTCCCTACAACCTCACCCAAAAAGCAGCAACACAGTTAATTTATGATGTAGCCACACCtgttcccatttttttttcaattggaGATTCATCTATTTAAAGGGAAAAAGTGaccaaaaggttgttacaaggagttaGCAGGGAAATTGTTCCCCTTAAACTTTGAgtttaggacaagaagtaacgggcttaaattgcagcaatgatagtttaggttggatatttggaaaaacttcctaactgtgagggtggttaaacactggaataaattgcctagataAGTtttggaatctccgtcattggagatgtttaagagcaggATAGAcatacacctgtcagggatggtctagataatacttagtcctgcctcaattGGAGGAGACTAggttagatgacctctcgagggcccttccagtcccacgattctatgattctatggttatcTTATCTGATCTATTCTGCAACACACACCAAAGAAGTTCCCTAGTTACCCCTGCACTGAGCTCAATTAACTGTATTGGGCTAAAACAAATTatccagaaaagcatccaaagccagttttttaaagatatttaggctcctagtgggattttcagaatcaTCTGGGTAATTAAAATTAATTGATTTAGATGGTTTTTAGGCagctggatgcttttgaaaatcccactaggcacctaaatacctttaaaacatCTGGCCCAGGATGACTAGCTCAAGGCTATACCGGAAGGCTGTGGGACAGCAGAGACTAGAAACCAAGATGAATGTAGAGCGGGATTGTTTAAAATGCTCAATATAGAGATATATAGTTCTGTAGGAAATAGCTAAGTAGAGTGATGTATAGTTAGATCTCCTTTATGTTTCACCAGTTTCCCTGGCAGAACATCATGATGAGGTAATAGAGCCCTTATTCAGTCAAATAAGGGAGGACACTGCTAAAGAGGAGTGTCTTTCAGATTAGGGTCTGAATCTGAGGAAGAGATTGAGGGTTTGCCCTGAGACTGTTAACACTGACCTTTAATCCTCATCTCGAAGCAGCCCATTGGCGGTGACAGGGTCTGGCCTCACAGTCAGTCTTGTCCTCTCAGTTCCTCCAGAGACACCTACAAGCTGCTGTTGGGATGGgtgtctcctgcagctcatcATGATTGTTTGCATTGCACAAACCCTTATCTGCCTCCTGCTCCGGATTCTTGCAAGGTTTATCAGGGAAagcagcctcccccagcccattcTGCTGCTGGAATCTCCCAGGAGCTCTGCTGCCAGTGAGCACTGAGAATTACCTTCACAAGGGAATTAATGCTGTGATGTTTGTTAAAACAATGTCACACCAAAACTGATGCCACAGACATTTGAATCTCAAAGAAAATCTCCCTTTCTCCacatgtgttgtgtgtgtgtcaaaAGCCCAAGAGAATGGGCAGTAAGTTTCCATGCCTTTAATAATGATATCTGGCTCTCCAGGCCAATTTAcagccatagatctcaaagcacatgaCACAGCATGGCAagggtcattatccccattttacagatgaggaaactgaggtacagagaagggacgtGACTACCAAAAGATCATGAAAAAGATGTTGGCATAGCTGGGAATAGCATCAAGGCTTTCTGAGTCAAAACACAGCACCCTGGCAGCTGGATCACGCAGACTGAGACACTTTGTCTATTATCTTTAAAAGATTTCAGTAGATATCATGGGGATTTATATTAAATCTGTGTAGTATCGGAGCAGTTGCAACATAAAACCAACAGGAATAGCAAAATCCCTTACAGATTTAATGGAAtctctggctcttctcccttTTGGAGGTAGAAAAACCCTTCTATGCTGGGGTAAGGATATTGTTTTTGACGTTTTAGATCTGATTCATTGCTTTTTGGGTTGTGGTTTCGATTGGGGGACTTGGGATAGAAGAGGGAATCATTTTATATTGTTAAATAATAACCAGCAGGAATGGCAGAAACAGAAAGGCAGTTATTATCTGATGATGTTGACTCCTTAAAGTTGCAaattctctaggaattattttgggaaatgtTGATGTCCTGtgctatacagaaggtcagaggAGATTATAACAActgtcccttttggccttggaatttacAATCTATTATTAAGACAATAATTGGCAGAGCTGCTAGGAGGAGCTAGATCTCAAATCACATATGCTTGTCTCTGCCTCTGCTCAGAACATATGAAACTCTTCTATAGCTGCAGTTTACATGCCAATAAAACTGCTGCTGTCTGAGGACAGAAGTAATTCCTGTCTCTTTCACTAGTAGCGTACTTCATAGTACCCATCATGGCAGTGTCAATGTCATTTTAATGTCTGATACTGCGTGCATCCAAATTATGGACTCTACTTGCATGCCAAGGGGAGGGGATGGATGATCTGATAGGGTCTTCCTTCCCAATCCACATTGTTGTCATCCTATTTTCATATCTCAGGCTCCCTCAAGCCTTCCTATCAAGCATCATCTCTCAAGGTAAGAGATGAATGATACCCCAATAGAAGAAACATCATCTCAGCCCTCTCCTCTCAATGCTCCTCAAAGAGATGGCTAAACAAATGTGTACTCTAGAAGTTGATCTACCATTGGGCTAGTTGAGATTAGGAGTCGAGGACATTCCACAGCCCCCAGGTTCTTGTGGAGAACCCCTTCCTTCGACCTCCATCCTGCTATACTCAAGGATATCCAGCATGCAAATTTCTGTTGGTCATATCTATTGCAGCAGGTCACTGGGAAAGAGGTGGTCTCTCAGATAGGCATATCTCAGGCCACATAGTGCTGAAGAGGTCAAAAGCAGACCTTGCAATGCAACCAGGTGCTGTGCAACGCAACAGGGTACACTGATTTTTGGCTTGGCAGTCACCTTCTGCATCAGTTCCAGCTTCCAACGGGCTTTAAGATGTGTCTCTATGTGGAGAGCATTGCAATAGTCTGGTCTAGCATTTTAAGAGACACAAGGTGCCAAAATACCACTGAATTTCAAtgctgtttcagaaaaaaaaatccagtaggGACTAGCAGAGGGTGATAGAGGaacattttcaaccagccctag
This window encodes:
- the LOC123348379 gene encoding olfactory receptor 11A1-like; its protein translation is MYFMEEGKAENQTSITEFILLGFGNLPELQIIFFLLFLVIYIVTMTANMLIVALVVADPHLHTPMYFFLGNLSCLEICCTSAILPRMLASLLTGDRTISVTGCIVQFYWFGFLVTAECSLLAVMSYDRYLAICNPLYYAIHMNSRLCMQLVAGSWLSSFIILSTLISFMSQLAFCGPNEIDHFFCDLTPVIKLSCSNTSLVSLVTLIFSSIDTVPPFLLTLISYVCIISTILRIPSTAGKQKAFSTCSSHLIVVTLFYGTLITVYMLPSTGALKAPNKVFSVFYTVLTPLINPLIYSLRNKEVKEALKRVLQKCRVFPGSQRN